One Vibrio campbellii CAIM 519 = NBRC 15631 = ATCC 25920 genomic window carries:
- a CDS encoding fructosamine kinase family protein yields MWQAISQQLSDTLMFEYQITEKVKLSGGDISESYMINDGEQRYFVKLNDRDFLANFEVEAESLHLLRETSTLFVPEVVLVGKTKTHSFIILNYLPTKPLEDADNSFKFGEQLARLHLWGEQKEFGFDTDNYVGSTLQPNQWHKKWCVFFAEQRIGWQLQLLKEKGVSLVDIDDFIDVVKQLLSHHAPQPSLLHGDLWNGNVALTPAGPICYDPSCYWGDRECDLAMTELFGGFQPDFFQGYESVAPLPAGYEQRKDIYNLYHVLNYCNLFGGHYLEQAQSIIKKIISY; encoded by the coding sequence ATGTGGCAAGCAATATCGCAGCAGCTTTCTGATACCTTGATGTTCGAATATCAAATAACTGAGAAGGTAAAACTCTCGGGTGGGGACATAAGTGAAAGCTATATGATCAATGACGGAGAGCAGCGCTATTTCGTCAAACTCAACGATCGGGATTTCTTGGCCAACTTCGAAGTCGAGGCGGAAAGCCTGCACTTATTGCGTGAGACCTCTACTCTATTCGTCCCAGAGGTTGTTTTGGTCGGTAAAACCAAGACGCACTCCTTTATTATCCTCAACTACCTGCCAACCAAACCGCTTGAAGATGCCGATAACAGCTTTAAATTTGGCGAACAATTAGCTCGTCTCCATTTATGGGGAGAACAGAAAGAATTTGGTTTCGATACCGACAATTATGTTGGTTCGACGCTGCAGCCTAACCAGTGGCATAAAAAATGGTGTGTTTTCTTTGCTGAACAACGTATAGGCTGGCAGCTTCAATTGCTGAAAGAAAAAGGCGTTTCTCTGGTCGATATCGATGACTTTATTGACGTCGTGAAACAGCTTTTATCTCATCACGCACCGCAACCTTCTCTATTGCATGGTGACCTATGGAACGGGAATGTGGCGCTAACACCTGCCGGCCCTATCTGTTATGACCCATCCTGTTACTGGGGGGACCGTGAATGCGACCTCGCCATGACTGAGTTATTTGGGGGGTTCCAACCTGATTTTTTTCAAGGATATGAATCAGTTGCACCACTTCCAGCTGGATATGAACAACGGAAAGATATTTATAATCTGTACCATGTTCTCAACTATTGTAACTTGTTTGGAGGACATTACCTCGAGCAAGCACAATCGATAATTAAGAAGATAATTTCTTATTGA